The DNA segment ctttctatttttcacaaaggaaaagatttttgTTATCTGGAATAGTATCTGATTCATAACAATGACTCagtatttaatgaatgaatgactattAAAGGGGATACAGGTAGGACAATGATAAGTCACAAACTGGTAGGGTAACGAGTTATAATGACATCCAATTCAGGTAGGTGAAGGTGAACAGAATTACTTTTAACATTTGATGCTCTTGTTGAGCAccaaattttttgaattcttgtCCCATAATGGAGATTCCCCAATCTATAACTCCAGGAAAAAGTCCAGAAAAATCTGTTAGAGAAATATCTGAGGCAGAAGACCAAAGGAAGAAGGCAGCCGTATCCAATAATAGTTCTAGTTCTACATAAAGCAAATGTAGGTTCAATTTAAAAAGTACAGTGTTAGTGTAAGAGGGGTCTACTTCATGCTTTGTATATAATAATCCTTACTGCACTAccactgtgacttattttaaaatggatgtgtttttctctttctcttttccctctccccaaACATAGGGGAAGCAAAATTAATCTTCTGCCCACCCTAGGCTGACTTCTCTGTCCTTTGGCTCATAGACTGCAAGAATGAAGGAATCCAGACTTTGGAGTTGGCACCTGTAGATCTAAGAAATGACTATCTCTCAAGGCTGCAAATGAATTTTGACTCCTAACAGGGCACAGCTGAAGAGTTGCTTTTGTtttacctctttaaaagcccaCTGTTCCCCTGACAGTAAGAATCACAGTCacaatgtatttttctttgctagcaaagcaaccaaaaaaatgtttttagcctGTTTTctcaaggtcttatccttgttatTGGAAGGGCACTGGGAACAAAGACTAAGCTTTTAGACTGAACTACTGGCGTCATTAGAAACTCAACAAATATTCTGGAAAGGAGGAGGTCAGGAACAGAGAATAGGTGCCAAAAGAGAAGTATCTTTAAGAAAAGCTACTTCTCACCTGAGATATCCGGACACTGAGGATAGTACCTTGAGGGACACACATCAGCCATCTTGATTCTCACTGAGAACAAATTTTAGAAGCAAGGGCAGCTTCAGCTCAAAAACCTGCCAAGAATGATTCTAAGTGGAAGTTTAACAGTGGTCCCTTCACTTTCTGAATATAGCCCTAGTTGCTctaaggcttatttttaaaaagaacatgtttttttcctctctctttccccatCTCCCCTTCTCTAACAAGATTAGGGAGACTGTGTTATCTTTTCCTCCCCTAGTTAATTGCCCTTGAACACACCCACTACAGGAAGGAGATGCCTGCTAAAGATCTGGGAAGTGAATATCTTCCAAAGTGAGTCATAACACATcatcagggtgccctgggaccAGAGCATACCTGGAATGTAACCCTTGAAGAGTTCCTTTAAAACACCCCTGTCCCTCCTGATGGGCACAATcatagcctctgggacaggagtcccttgtgtttcccctttgctagcaaaacaataaaagagcattttcctttttctcaaaactgtgtcctcattattaaattgacATTAATTgacactggggacaaggactgcACTTTCGGCTACAGAAGCATGTGTGAGGTAAAGGGACTCCCATCAAGCCCCACAAAACTGATGTCCTGGGCCTGAGAAAATCCACATCATAAGGCAGTAGACACTGAAAAAGCCTTTTCACAAAGAGCTGCAGAAATTTTGTCATTTAGAGCCCACCCTCAATGTAACACCTGGGTGCCAGTAATACAGAATACCAAGGGGGAAATGGAATTAAGAAATTTCAAAGACGATCTGGTATCTTTGTTTTAAATGTCACTATCTAGAGATGGGGCTAGACACATACAGATGTCTATTCAGATACAATGAACACAGGtcataatgaagccagaattaagggcaggtagttagtgtagaaataggaaatcgggtcaatttgaggaaatgaagccatgaccccatctgcctctggaagttggagactgcccctggaagaatggaatatcaaggagttccagagcccattgattaccaaatttacctgcctttatcaaggagtgcaagcatggagctgctaattaatgccccctgggcccttgcctgcctgaatcaccttggccctccccctgcccatggcttctcacttaatgcaaaaccaggcctagtcctgtaggcaggaaggagagataagggggagagaactagagaacaaaagagaccctaacctataaaagatggagggtgtgctcacttcttgggactttagaacatcagccatggcccccttcttcctgcagggagaagtctgtattattacctttaaataaaacctgcttaatatgcttgccttggcgtgcttctctagtactcaatcttcaacattagaagaagcagaactcgtcactggtaaaggGCGGTATCAATAACCCCTTGGTGATTTCTCCCGAGTTTAGGTTACACAAGTTGAGACTGAAAAACTGCACAGAACTGCTAGGAGTCTCAGTGAAACTGAATCAAGAGTTTCTCAGTTCACTCACCATCTTTTAGGTATCACTAAATCTTTTAGAGTCTTTGATTACAGTGAGAACTACTAGAGACAAAATTTTGCCTGAGATCAGCTACTAGCAGGGGTTTGGACTGTTTTCTAAATTTGTGGATGTGGGACAGTGCTGTGATAAACCTCTATGTCCTATTAATTGTTTGGATTCTTTTTGCTGTTGCTGGTGAGGTTTATAAGAGATCTGGCAATGAAATTAAGTAGCATAGGTAGAAGTCAGGCATATTTGGTTCTTACACTAAACTAATTATGAATTAATCACCAGCTAGACAGGTAGAAAAGGGACTTTCCTGAGGAATAACCTTGTACAAACAGGCTGCCAGCACTGCAGACCCTCCTTCCAATATCCAGAAGTGCAAAACAACAAACACTGTAGTTAAACGaggaaatgttttttaattgatggcagtttcattcttctaaatCTCAGGGATGCCCTGCAAGAAAACACTTTACACCCTTATTATACCTGTCACCAGTAGCCACAACTGGATCCCTCTCCGTTTCCAATGCCACGACCATTCTCCCAAGATCCTCTTCATACATCATACCACACACCAGGAATAACAGCCCCCCCACGCCTTCTCGTCTCCAGGACTGCTTTAGTAGACCCTGCCGATTTTGGCCCTGGCCAGACGCGCAGCGGCACCTCGCGGCAGAGCTCAACACACACAACCTCATCCTGTTTTCCGGCTTGGCCCGCTGCATCACGGCTGCTAAGCAACTGTGCAATGACCCCAGGGAGGGCTGCCCGGTCGGATGCCTGAAGGACCCCGGCAGGGCCGCTCAGGCTAACTAGCGCAGTTGCCTGGTGGTTTGGAATTGCGGCGGGAGGATCAGGTGAACCGCAACAAGGGGTCCGAATAGCCCGAGAATCTGGGGTGGGCTTTGGTCCTGGCTACAGGGGCCGGGGGACCTAGAGAATGAGAGGTCTTGGGCGGTTCCACAGCTGAGGCCAGGAGTCTCGGGGAGTGGGGGGCGTGGCCACAGGTGCCCGGGCGGAGTCGGAGTTGAGTAGCTGCACGTCCCTGCGGCTAGCGGGAGAATGAGGAGCTTGATGCTGCTGTCTCGGAAGCTGAGCGGTGGGCCCCTCAGGTGTGCCTaggcaacttttaaaatttgtaattttctaggggtgtgtgtgtgtgggagaggaggagggagggagggactggTAGGCGGGCAGGCAGGCCTaggcaacttttaaaatttaatttttctaaaagagTGATCTTTAAGTCGAGTGTTTCTCTACTTAACATTTGTTTTAAACCAAAATCCAAGTAGCCATAACCTGACTGGCGTTGGGAGCCGCATCCTTTCTGCAGGTCCCATGCCCTCTCTCTGGAGACACCCTTCTCCCCCTCACACCCAGCAGGCTGGCATAGCCGGGTCCGGATCTCTCTGATTTACCCAGCAAATACTGTTGAGAACTGGCTATGTGCTAGGCACTCTGAATAGGGGGCACTGATTCGATGGTGAGGGAAACAGAGTCAGGGAAGATATAACTAAAGGACTTATGCAAGGAGCCGTGAGAGGTTATAATGGGGGAAGTGAGCTAAGATCTAGTGAGCCAGGAGGAGGTAACCAAAGGAATGACTCGTGAATCTGAAAATGCCACACACAAAGGCATTTCTTTCAGGCTAGAAAgtcttttaaaactgaaagacTCGTGATTGGAGCAAAGGAAAGTTAAGGAGTTTGGGGTTCAAGATAAGGCTAGAGAGTTATCCAGGAACCAAATCATGCAAAGCCTGGTAAGCTATGGTAAGGATTTAGGGGCCTTATTGTAAGAGCAGGGTATACTCTAAAGGGTTAAGAAGGGGAATAATATGATTAACTTTGCATTTTTAGTTTACTCTGGCTTCTGTgaggaaaacatatttaaagagtGGCAAGACTTGAAACTGGGAAATCAGTAAGGAAGTTGTGACAGAAGTCCAAGGAGGAATAGTGGTATCCTGGACTGGGGTGGTAGCAGTTTGCGGGGAGAGGTTTGTATGGATTTTGAGATGTAGTGGGTGAGTAAAGTTATCAGAACTTGGTAATATGGAGGGTGAGGGACTGGAACTTCACCTTCTGGGGTATTGAGTAGAGTGGGTTGGCTGCTCTTATCTGGTTAGTTTGGATTTGGCTTCATAGTTTGAACATCAAATTTAACGCTGTAGAAAAAAACATGAAGGGATTTTAGCATAGTTTTTATTTGGGCCAAACTGTAGTACAACCTCTGATGTGATTGTCATGccaaaagaaatgagaatgttGTACAGATTCTGTACCTGTGTATTCATGGAAACCTCTGTATTTGTTggcaaattagaaataatattgaaatgaacattttgaGACCTCACCTTTGCTCATGCAGAGATGATCAATTTCTCACATGTAAATAGAATTTCACAGTTGGGAGAGACCTCTGATTCTTAATCctcagattataaaatatttttatgttaatcatGTCTTTTCTGCAATTATTTATTGAGCTCTTATACAATGTTAGGCTCTaggaatacaaagatgaatagaAATATGACTGTGTAGATTCAGATTGACAATAAAATTGATGGAGCATCTTTGTATTTGGCTGTTTTAGTTGCTTCAGATACAAAATAGTTACAACTAGTCCCTGACCTTGAAGTTGGATATCTATAAGCATGACCACTGAGGTCAACTGAGCATATTGACAGGTTTGATATGGGTGGGGAAGATATTGACCTATCCATATTAGATAAGAGATGGTGGATTGCCAGTGTACATTTTGGTACTCTGGTGACACCCCAGTTCTTGTGAATCAATCTTCTAATTCTAGAATAGATAGGGCAGCACTATGGGATAGAGGTCTTTAAAAGTGGGATCAGTCATTTTACTCTTATGGCTAGGCTGTTCaggaatataattataaatattgtataaaatacagaagaaagttTGGAGGGGAAGAGAGTTATCAGCAAAGGCAGTGTTTAGACAAATTTCTCTTGAATGGGTCCTTAGGACCTTACAGTAGCACAAACTATACTATATACTCCATAGAGTAACCTACCTCTTCCATGAGTCCAAATAGGCAAGTAAATAAGTAATGTATACAACCTTATAAGGTACCTGTCAGGTGATTTTTTAGTATCAGGAATAAGGGGCACTGGTTGACTTGAGTAGGGAGGGGTGGGAGTACAGTACCAATGAGTCCTAATCCAGTTCTCTAATGGCAGGAATGAGATGACCTCAATCTTGCGAAGCCCTCAGGCTCTTCAGCTTACTTTAGCCCTGATCAAGCCTGATGCAGTTGCTCACCCATTGATTCTGGAGGTAAGAATGAAAGTTAAACCCCTGCTGTTACTCCCTGGGCATTGCTACCATGTCACATGCTTTAGGGCCACTTATGACTACCAAGACCTGTGCTAGGTGATACAGAGGCAAAGCTAGGAGTCATGAACTCTGATCCAAAGAAGACTGAAACTCTGTTGAAGAATTGGGgcagatttaaaataaaagaaaaaacccaataaaataataataataaaaaagacctCAAGTTAGTATATACAATTGTCTCCCACTACATAACATGTTACCACAAACTTGACAGTTTAAACAACactcatttattatctcacagttttatAGTTTAGAGGTCCTGTAGACTTGGCTGGGTAATCATTTAGAGTCTCACAAGGCCAAAGTTAAGGTATGGGTCCTTATCTGGAGTGTCTAGGGAAGAATCCACTTCCAGGCTTGCTAAGGTTTTTGGCACAGTTTATTTCCTGTGATTATAGTACTGAAGACTTGTTTGCTTGGTGGAACTGCTCTCAGTTTCTAGACCACTTCCATTCCTCATCACATGGTGTGCTCTATCTTTAAGACAGCAACAGTGCACCTAATCCTTCTCATGTTGCAAATCCCTCTGGTTTCTTCAGCTCTTAGCCAGAGTAAACTGCTTTAAAAGGGTGCATGTAACTAATTAGGCTCAGCTGGATAATTTTCCTTTAGATTAAAGCAAAGTGCACTGATTAGtaaccttaattacatctgcaaaatacCTTTTATTATGTAATGTGACAATCATATTTTCCCATTCACTGTCATGGGGATTGGAGTGGGCTGTCTGGCTGATAATAAATGTTTGCACATCATTAGTGGTATTTTGAAATGATAGAACTGAACACTGATAAGAGAGTGTAGAATTAGGATGAGGGCAGAATGGCAGAACCTTAATGAACTCTAATATTTAGGAAGGGTTTTAACAAGGAATAGAGACAAGGGAGGGATCATGTTAGGATTCTACTACCCATATTTTGATTAAGTAATTGTTGAGGACCAGTGCTCAGTAAGCTTGTTGTGGTACAGAGGAAGACCAAGTGGCGAGTCTCAATTGGGTCTCAGAGGAAGGGTAGACTTTGGTTAGTGCCATAAGGACAGGTGTTCCATAGAAGAGAGAGGCTGTGGTGGGTTTGAGGACTGTAGGTGACCAGGGCTAGTGTAGAGAATTAGAAATGGCAGTGGACAAGGAAAGTGCGGCCTTGAGCCCTGGGCTAAAGTGTTTGCCCTTCATTCCATGAATAATAGGAACTATCAAAAGCCTGACCAGAATATAACATATAAACTATAGAATTTTCAGTCTATCAAGTGTGATAGTTTGGAGAGAATGAAACACAATGCAGGACCATGTACAAGACTTTTATGGTGATAGGTGTGGTGGGTCCTCTGGGCTTCAACTCAAGGGAGTGAGGAATGGAGAGGTAGAAACAGAACTTTCTGTTCCCTTGCACTCAAGGGTAACATTCTGGCTATGTGATTGAAGGTCTTGATCTCACCccaccttctttcttttctgaccCACTGTGTTAGCTGTCTGAGGTtgtaacaaaattcctgagataaaaacttaaaaggaggaaagatttatttgggttcatggtttcagaggtttcagtccatgatacTTGGTTGGCTCTGTCACTTTggacctgtgatgaggcagaacatcatggtggggagtgtgTAGTGGAGCATAGCTACCCacatcatggcagctgggaagtgaaaaagagagaagaaagggttTGGGTCCTTAATGATACTAACTTCCCTTTAACCCACCTTCTAAAGTTTTACTGCCTCCCAATAGCACTATCCACTTgggacaaagccttcaacacatgaacttttgggggggaCATTTAAGGTCCAAACCTTAACACCCACCAATGGGACAGACCCTTCAGTCTTTAGTTCTAAGGGGTTCTCATGGTTTCTATTTGTTAGCCTGGGTCTCCtgattgatttttatctttgggGTGGTGTTTATCCAGGCTGTTCATCAGCAGATTCTGAGCAACAAGTTTCTTATTATACGAATGAGAGAACTACTATGGAGAAAGGAAGATTGCCAGAAGTTTTATAAAGAACATGAAGGTAGGACTGATAGTCTTCTGAATAGAAGATTTCTCAATCCTAAGAGGCTTCTCAGATTTTCCCTGGAACTTTAATGTTCCATGTTCTCTCTGACCTACCAGTTGTGTAAacttgcaatcttttttttttttaattatttttagtcatttattttatttatttatttttatgtggtgctgaggatcaaacccagtgcctcatacatgctaggcaagtactctaccactgagctacaaccccattcCTGCAACCAATCTTGTAGTCTTGGtttatactgaaatattttatgattgtcagtattttattttcctaggaGGGTTCTAACTCATAGTCTTAATCAGAAACTTAATTTTATGTCCTGATAATAATATCAGTAGTTAACATTTAGTgtttattctttaattattttaatgctcattatttcacttaattctcCCCAACAATGCTAAAAAGTAGGTATATTTCTATCTCCAGTACACCGATTAGGAAACTGAGTGGGGAGCTTAATGACTTACCTGAAACTACAGAGGCTGTAAATAGTAGAGCCTAGATTCAGAAGCAGGAATGTCAGACTTTAAGgccccttttttttccccttccccctctaAAGCAGTGTTTATTATTTCAGGTAAGgaggtagaaatagaaaaatttatctTGGGCACCTGTATCTTCATGAAGGTGTTCTCTCTTTGCAGGGCGTTTTTTCTATCAGCGTCTGGTGGAGTTCATGGCCAGGTACTTCTAATTTAGTCTTAGCATCTTTATCCACTAGGTATATCTTCTCTGCACAAAAATAGAATTGTTAACTTCATTAACTGTCTTTAAAATTGTAATCAGTGTCAAGTATGAGGACACAGAGCTTGGGGCTCTGACTAAGCCAACATTGACCTGTTTGGCACCTGTCTCATTGGTTACTGAACCAGTGACTGTAAGTGTATGGTTGAATGCTGCGTGGCAACTCTGCTGATCTCTTTGGCTCTTGTATACCAGCAGTGACCCTCTATCAACTTCTGTTTGAAGCAGCATTAGTTCTGAGCTTGAAAGACAATGAAACTCTCAGGATGCAGTATGCCTTTACTTATGAACTGCTTATAGACTGGGTGACTAGATTCCTTACCTGTGTTCCTTTTGTTCACAGTGGGCCAATCCGAGCATACATCCTTGCCCACAAAGATGCCATCCAGCTCTGGAGGACACTGATGGGACCTACCAGAGTGTTTCGAGCACGCCACATGGCTCCAGATTCAATTCGTGGGAGTTTTGGCCTCACAGACACTCGAAACACTACCCATGGCTCAGGTGAGTCTACCTCCCTTGTTCAGAGCCATAAATAAGGAAGGATGGGTTGGGGTTTATGGTTGGGCTATATGGTAAGGTTGATATACATGTCCTTCCAATGAACTCTCTTCCTATTTATATTTCTGGCCTTTTGTAGCTGTTTCAACTGATGTGGCTGAGTTTTCTTTACATGCCCCAGGACTGAGGTTGGGTAGACTTAGGTTTCTGAACCTGCTTATGACTGTCTCTTGCCTGCATCCTGCACTCCCTGTGGGAATACTTATCTATTTTACCTTCCCTTGTAGACTCTGTGGTTTCAGCCAGCAGAGAGATTGCAGCCTTCTTCCCTGACTTCAGTGAACAGCGCTGGTATGAGGAGGAGGAGCCCCAGTTGCGCTGTGGCCCTGTGCGCTACAGTCCAGAGGGAGGCATCCACTGTGCAGCTGGAACAGGAGGCCTAGGACCAGCCTGATGAGGGCCTATCAGTCTATGAAGACTGGCAGCAATGCCCAGACTTTTCTCTTAGACCTCTGGTCCAGAACATTCTCATGGGACCAGGGAAGCCTGGGCTCATGGTGCTATTTCTGCTTGACATCACTGCTTGCTAGAGGGCCTAGCTCATCACTGCAGAGCCTCCAAAATCTAGCTATCTACCTCTTCTCTAGAATGTTCAtggcttgttaaaaaaaaaaaaaaaaagattattatttttttgactgTTACGTATTCATCCTTCCTCAAGGAGGAGCTTACTCAGTTGACTTGTCTGGAAAATGCAGTGactatataaacaaaaatttggCTTGTCTTCCTTAATAAAAGCCAGTGTTCTAACTGAATTCTCAAGAGTGGGAGTACTACTCTGGGAGCTCTCTCTATCCTTAATTTAAGTAATTAGACCTTCCCTGAAGCTAGGTTTCAGGTCTGTGCTAAGTGAAGAGactgacacacacatacacatggtgGGCAGCTTATGAAGCACAAAAGACACCCAGCAATAGAGCTGAATGTGGATTCAAATCCATGCTATAACCCTAGCATAGGACTGTGTTCTGGAGGAAGAGGCACCTTATATTTGAACCAAGGTATATCTGTCAGTTGAGGCATGCTTTTATGATACACATTTTTTCTGATTTGCACAAAGGCAAGTTACCTGTTGCTGCATTACAAATCACCTCaaattttaatgtcttaaaaCAGTGATTTTCTCTTTGTGGGTTGGCTGCATGGTTTTATTGGTCTCATCTGGATTCACTTGTGGCTGCATTGAGTCCAGGTGAAACCAATAGAACCACATAAGGTCTAACACCATCTTTCATCCTGAGCTTCACAGCACAGTTGTTTCAGGGTTCCATGAGGGCAGGCCTTCATTTAGGTTTATGAAGCTTTTGTTCCTTGTCATGTTTGCTGATGTCTTATTgtccaaagcaagtcacatggctaAGCCCAGAGTTTGTGTGGGAGAGGGATATATAGAAGTATGGATATTGAGAATTGCATCACTGTCATTACTATGACAGCCTAACACATTGGAAGTTTTGAGGAACCCCAAAAGAATATTAGGGAAGGTTGTGTGGAACCTGGTCAGCTAAAGATATAGTGGGCCGAAGCATTTATACTGTTGTACTTTTTGGTGTAGAGTGAAGGGTTTAGGATAGTTAGAGACTCTTTCTCATCTGAATCTCATAATATATCTACATTATACCCATCTTTTCCTATCTTCCTGTTAATGGTATAAGAAGGTCTTCTTATCAAGCCTGCCCTTCTATGTATGCTTGGAATTTCCTCTCCTTGCTCTTTTGGTCATCAGTTTCTGCTGCATCTTTTACCCTTTATTAAGTCCTTCCCCTTTGAATTCGAACATGTTTTAGTGTCTCccatctttgaaaatatttctt comes from the Sciurus carolinensis chromosome 9, mSciCar1.2, whole genome shotgun sequence genome and includes:
- the Nme6 gene encoding nucleoside diphosphate kinase 6 isoform X1 — encoded protein: MRSLMLLSRKLSGGPLRNEMTSILRSPQALQLTLALIKPDAVAHPLILEAVHQQILSNKFLIIRMRELLWRKEDCQKFYKEHEGRFFYQRLVEFMASGPIRAYILAHKDAIQLWRTLMGPTRVFRARHMAPDSIRGSFGLTDTRNTTHGSDSVVSASREIAAFFPDFSEQRWYEEEEPQLRCGPVRYSPEGGIHCAAGTGGLGPA
- the Nme6 gene encoding nucleoside diphosphate kinase 6 isoform X2 translates to MTSILRSPQALQLTLALIKPDAVAHPLILEAVHQQILSNKFLIIRMRELLWRKEDCQKFYKEHEGRFFYQRLVEFMASGPIRAYILAHKDAIQLWRTLMGPTRVFRARHMAPDSIRGSFGLTDTRNTTHGSDSVVSASREIAAFFPDFSEQRWYEEEEPQLRCGPVRYSPEGGIHCAAGTGGLGPA